Proteins from a genomic interval of Streptococcus sp. D7B5:
- a CDS encoding DUF6287 domain-containing protein — MNKKEREKQFEEINGPKRSESKSAPNKNIKIYIGIALSVLVTLILVSIFSYLLIGKKEPNQASSAVSTTETTSQASTSQGKTDETDKDKQEEIQKLKNQLAALDTKITEAEALVSKLKKETTVPKLDIEAIKNNDLSSLEGTWRSQSGNEYIINDSGEVRATWFTNDQKYESVVGLKVSKGQDSRNPETASISAWVKDSVAGGFVVVAVPSGVVMQPADDGKITDKSNHAEERLLSGQDYGSMLMKPEDVYYRVKPDTSKLEEAEKNLAQLQADREAIKSSLESKEKKN, encoded by the coding sequence ATGAATAAGAAAGAACGGGAAAAACAATTTGAAGAGATCAATGGACCTAAGCGGTCTGAATCAAAGTCGGCTCCGAATAAAAATATAAAAATCTATATTGGCATAGCACTCTCTGTTTTAGTCACTCTCATCTTGGTAAGTATTTTCTCATATCTTCTGATTGGAAAGAAAGAGCCAAATCAAGCATCGTCTGCAGTTTCAACTACAGAGACAACAAGTCAAGCTTCTACAAGCCAAGGAAAAACGGATGAGACTGATAAGGATAAACAAGAGGAAATTCAGAAACTCAAGAATCAACTTGCTGCTTTAGATACCAAAATTACGGAAGCAGAAGCACTTGTTAGCAAGTTGAAGAAAGAAACTACCGTTCCAAAATTAGATATTGAAGCAATTAAGAACAATGACTTGTCTAGTTTAGAGGGTACTTGGCGTAGTCAATCTGGTAATGAATACATTATTAATGATTCTGGAGAAGTACGTGCGACTTGGTTTACAAATGATCAAAAGTACGAATCTGTAGTTGGATTAAAGGTTTCAAAAGGTCAAGATAGTCGTAACCCTGAGACAGCTTCTATCAGTGCGTGGGTAAAAGATTCTGTTGCTGGAGGATTTGTAGTAGTTGCTGTTCCAAGTGGAGTTGTTATGCAACCTGCTGATGATGGAAAGATTACGGATAAAAGCAATCATGCTGAAGAAAGACTACTTTCGGGCCAAGATTATGGGTCTATGTTAATGAAACCAGAAGATGTTTATTATCGTGTGAAACCAGATACCAGTAAACTTGAGGAAGCAGAAAAGAACTTAGCTCAACTGCAAGCAGATCGTGAAGCAATCAAATCTTCTCTAGAGTCAAAGGAAAAGAAAAACTAG
- a CDS encoding N-acetylmuramoyl-L-alanine amidase: protein MKKILLTSALILSIVGSTLAPVSAEENQSQTPSAVKEKQTKDDQKDAIVKENTEPEALPKVNVQEAKPKKEGWYQENYHWRFYQDDQPAVNWKKIQGKWYYFDQNGDRLQSTIYKGYAFDQEGAMVENSWTKWENQWYYADSSGRLTQNAWKKINGAWYYFDQTGIMLSNTSIDGYFLGQSGAMVSQGWQEVNQVWYYVLPSGKISQDKWEKIKGTWYYFDKEGRMLSETTFKGYLFKKSGALAENNWVKIKDTWFYASDSGRYVQDKWQKIQGSWYSFTHDGGMLADKWQGSYYLKTSGAMAEKEWIFDKTYKSWFYLKANGHYANQEWIGAYYLKSGGYMAKSEWIDDSQDKGRYYLDENGRYVTGIHKISGKDHLFQKDGKWISEVSTEGGFVKGQYSNTIFLDPGHGGRDSGAFYYNVAEKDLNMQIYRKLRTKLEELGYKVLTSRDSDIDVDFITERSRMVNKTNSDIFISIHFNATGNTYSKASGIQTYSYSDEPDYPSKINQYWHNHPDRISESKRLAAAIHSSLLAETGAKDAGLLESSYAVLRETAKPAVLLELGYMDNFSENQQIRDSRYQDKLVAGIVKGIQKYYAGK, encoded by the coding sequence GTGAAAAAGATACTACTGACCAGTGCTTTAATCCTTTCAATCGTAGGATCTACACTAGCACCCGTCTCTGCAGAAGAAAACCAATCACAAACTCCTTCTGCTGTTAAAGAAAAGCAAACCAAAGATGATCAAAAAGATGCTATTGTTAAGGAGAATACAGAACCTGAGGCTCTTCCAAAAGTAAATGTGCAAGAAGCCAAACCCAAAAAGGAGGGCTGGTACCAAGAAAACTACCACTGGCGCTTCTACCAAGATGATCAACCAGCAGTGAACTGGAAAAAAATTCAAGGCAAATGGTACTACTTCGACCAAAATGGTGACCGTCTCCAGTCCACTATCTATAAGGGCTATGCCTTTGACCAAGAGGGTGCTATGGTGGAGAATAGCTGGACCAAGTGGGAGAATCAATGGTATTACGCTGATTCTTCTGGACGATTAACTCAAAATGCTTGGAAAAAAATCAATGGTGCTTGGTACTATTTTGACCAAACTGGAATCATGCTCAGCAATACAAGCATTGATGGCTATTTCTTAGGTCAAAGTGGAGCCATGGTATCTCAAGGTTGGCAAGAGGTCAATCAAGTTTGGTACTACGTTCTGCCGTCAGGAAAAATCTCTCAAGACAAATGGGAGAAAATCAAGGGTACTTGGTACTATTTTGACAAAGAAGGAAGGATGTTGAGCGAAACAACCTTCAAGGGCTACCTCTTTAAGAAGAGTGGTGCCTTAGCTGAGAACAACTGGGTCAAAATCAAGGATACTTGGTTCTATGCTAGCGATTCAGGCAGATACGTCCAAGACAAGTGGCAAAAAATCCAGGGCTCTTGGTACTCTTTTACTCATGATGGGGGAATGCTAGCAGATAAATGGCAAGGAAGCTACTACCTCAAGACCAGTGGGGCCATGGCTGAAAAAGAATGGATCTTCGACAAGACTTATAAGAGCTGGTTCTATCTAAAAGCGAATGGTCATTATGCAAATCAGGAGTGGATCGGAGCTTATTATCTCAAGTCTGGTGGCTATATGGCCAAAAGCGAGTGGATCGATGATAGTCAAGACAAAGGGCGTTACTATTTGGATGAAAATGGTCGCTATGTCACAGGAATTCACAAGATTTCTGGAAAAGACCATCTCTTCCAAAAAGATGGGAAATGGATTTCTGAAGTTTCAACTGAGGGTGGATTTGTGAAAGGCCAATACAGTAACACCATCTTCCTCGATCCCGGACATGGCGGACGAGATTCTGGCGCCTTTTACTACAATGTAGCTGAAAAAGATCTCAATATGCAAATCTACCGTAAACTTCGCACCAAGTTAGAAGAACTAGGCTACAAGGTTCTCACCTCACGTGATAGTGATATTGATGTAGATTTCATTACAGAACGTTCCCGTATGGTCAACAAAACCAACTCTGACATTTTTATCAGTATCCACTTCAATGCTACTGGTAATACCTACTCAAAAGCAAGCGGTATTCAAACCTACTCCTATAGCGATGAACCTGATTATCCAAGTAAGATTAATCAATACTGGCACAACCATCCTGATCGCATTAGTGAAAGTAAGCGCCTCGCTGCTGCTATCCACTCCTCTCTCTTAGCCGAAACAGGGGCTAAGGATGCTGGTCTGTTGGAGAGCAGCTATGCTGTACTACGCGAAACAGCCAAACCAGCGGTCCTCCTAGAGCTTGGTTATATGGATAATTTCTCCGAAAACCAACAAATCAGAGATAGTCGCTACCAAGATAAACTGGTCGCAGGCATCGTAAAAGGTATTCAAAAATATTACGCTGGTAAATAA
- a CDS encoding LysR family transcriptional regulator, whose amino-acid sequence MRIQQLHYIIKIVETGSMNEAAKQLFITQPSLSNAVRDLENEMGIEIFIRNPKGITLTRDGMEFLSYARQVVEQTQLLEERYKNPVAHRELFSVSSQHYAFVVNAFVSLLKKSDMEKYELFLRETRTWEIIDDVKNFRSEVGVLFLNSYNRDVLTKMLDDNHLLAHHLFTAQPHIFVSKTNPLAKKDKVKLEDLENFPYLSYDQGTHNSFYFSEEILSQEYHKKSIVVSDRATLFNLLIGLDGYTIATGILNSNLNGDNIVSIPLDIDDPIELVYIQHEKTSLSKMGERFIEYLVEEVQFDN is encoded by the coding sequence ATGAGAATTCAACAACTACACTATATTATCAAAATCGTCGAAACTGGCTCTATGAATGAGGCAGCCAAGCAACTCTTTATCACCCAACCCAGTCTCTCTAATGCTGTTCGAGACTTGGAAAATGAAATGGGCATTGAAATCTTTATCCGCAATCCCAAGGGTATTACCTTGACCCGCGATGGGATGGAGTTTCTCTCCTACGCTCGTCAAGTTGTCGAGCAAACTCAGCTTCTGGAGGAACGCTATAAAAATCCTGTCGCCCACCGCGAACTATTCAGCGTTTCTTCTCAGCACTATGCCTTTGTAGTCAATGCCTTTGTATCATTACTTAAAAAGAGTGATATGGAAAAATACGAGCTCTTCCTTCGTGAAACGCGGACTTGGGAGATTATCGATGACGTCAAGAACTTCCGTAGCGAGGTCGGTGTCCTCTTTTTAAATAGCTACAACCGCGATGTTTTAACGAAAATGCTAGATGACAATCACCTGCTAGCGCACCACCTATTCACAGCTCAACCCCATATCTTTGTCAGCAAGACCAACCCTCTAGCAAAGAAAGATAAGGTTAAACTAGAAGACTTGGAGAACTTCCCTTACCTCAGCTATGACCAAGGGACGCACAACTCCTTCTACTTCTCTGAAGAGATTCTCTCGCAGGAATACCACAAAAAATCTATCGTGGTCAGCGACCGTGCCACCCTCTTTAATCTCTTAATTGGTTTGGACGGATACACGATTGCAACAGGGATTTTGAACAGCAACCTCAACGGAGACAATATCGTTTCCATTCCACTGGACATAGACGATCCTATCGAGCTAGTCTACATCCAGCATGAAAAAACCAGCCTGTCTAAGATGGGCGAACGCTTTATCGAATACTTAGTAGAAGAAGTTCAATTCGATAATTAA
- a CDS encoding YqgQ family protein — protein MEAMKTFYDVQQFLKQFGIIVYMGKRLYDIELMKLELSRIYDAGLMDKLDYLEAEAVLRREHKIELDYIEKNGDKNL, from the coding sequence ATGGAAGCTATGAAAACATTCTATGATGTGCAGCAATTTCTCAAACAATTTGGCATTATTGTTTACATGGGGAAGCGTTTGTATGATATTGAACTGATGAAGCTCGAACTCTCTCGGATTTATGATGCAGGTCTCATGGACAAGCTAGATTACCTAGAAGCGGAAGCTGTTCTTCGTAGAGAGCACAAGATAGAATTAGACTACATAGAGAAAAATGGAGATAAGAACTTATGA
- a CDS encoding rhodanese-like domain-containing protein, translating into MTIWVLWGIVLAMAAWMGYNYLRIRRAAKIVDNAEFEALIRKGQLIDVREPAEFHRKHILGARNIPSNQLKSSLAALRKDKPVLLYENQRGQRVTNAALYLKKQGFSEIYILSYGLDSWKGKVKTS; encoded by the coding sequence ATGACAATTTGGGTTTTGTGGGGAATCGTACTAGCGATGGCGGCATGGATGGGGTATAACTACCTTCGTATTCGTCGTGCGGCTAAGATAGTGGATAATGCAGAATTTGAAGCCTTGATTCGAAAAGGGCAATTGATTGATGTCCGTGAACCAGCAGAATTTCACAGAAAACATATCCTCGGAGCTCGCAATATTCCTTCAAATCAGTTGAAGTCAAGCCTTGCAGCCCTTCGCAAGGATAAACCTGTCCTTCTCTACGAAAATCAACGTGGACAACGAGTGACCAATGCAGCACTTTATTTGAAAAAACAAGGTTTCTCTGAGATTTATATTCTTTCTTATGGACTAGATTCTTGGAAAGGGAAAGTGAAGACGAGTTAA
- a CDS encoding DUF4190 domain-containing protein encodes MLGILSIVLGLLFPIVGLILGIIGLVLAFSYQKESGLDYKTEKILNIIGLVVSVLNWIVAVAVFFRIVAVAVFFR; translated from the coding sequence ATTTTAGGTATCTTATCTATCGTCCTTGGTTTGCTATTTCCAATAGTAGGTCTGATTTTGGGGATCATAGGATTGGTCTTGGCTTTTTCATACCAAAAAGAATCTGGACTAGACTATAAAACAGAAAAAATTCTGAATATCATTGGACTTGTGGTTTCTGTACTTAACTGGATTGTAGCTGTCGCAGTATTTTTTAGAATTGTAGCTGTCGCAGTATTTTTTAGATAA
- a CDS encoding pseudouridine synthase — protein sequence MRLDRLLAQEKASRKAMKQALLKKEILVDDCPARSLAQNVDTGLQKLVFQGRQIQGYEHNYLMLHKPNGVVTASKDKKLPTVMDLLPPDIQSDQLYAIGRLDRDTTGLLLLTDNGPLGFQLLHPQYHVDKSYQVEVNGPLTSDHIQKFKDGIVFLDGTTCKPAQLEILDISPTESHASITISEGKFHQVKKMFLSVGVKVTALKRVQFGDFTLDPELAKGQFRPLNPEELEIIKNYLEMSR from the coding sequence ATGCGTTTAGATAGATTATTAGCCCAAGAAAAGGCCAGTCGCAAGGCTATGAAACAGGCTTTATTAAAAAAAGAAATCCTAGTAGATGATTGCCCAGCTCGCTCACTCGCTCAAAATGTCGACACTGGGTTGCAGAAATTAGTCTTTCAAGGACGACAAATCCAAGGCTACGAGCACAACTACCTCATGCTTCATAAACCAAACGGAGTCGTTACAGCTAGCAAGGATAAGAAACTTCCAACCGTCATGGACCTCCTTCCACCTGACATCCAGTCTGACCAGCTCTATGCTATCGGCAGACTAGACCGCGATACGACGGGACTGCTCCTTTTGACAGACAATGGACCTCTTGGTTTTCAACTCCTTCATCCCCAGTACCATGTTGATAAATCTTATCAAGTGGAAGTCAACGGACCACTCACGTCAGACCATATCCAAAAATTCAAAGATGGGATTGTCTTTTTAGATGGGACCACTTGTAAACCTGCTCAGCTAGAAATTCTAGACATAAGCCCAACAGAGAGCCATGCCTCTATTACCATCTCAGAAGGAAAATTTCATCAAGTTAAAAAAATGTTCCTCTCAGTTGGTGTCAAGGTGACTGCCCTAAAACGCGTCCAATTCGGTGACTTTACATTAGACCCAGAACTAGCAAAAGGGCAATTCCGCCCCTTGAATCCAGAGGAATTGGAAATCATAAAAAACTACTTAGAGATGAGTCGATAA
- the typA gene encoding translational GTPase TypA, whose product MTKLREDIRNIAIIAHVDHGKTTLVDELLKQSETLDARTELAERAMDSNDIEKERGITILAKNTAVAYNGTRINIMDTPGHADFGGEVERIMKMVDGVVLVVDAYEGTMPQTRFVLKKALEQDLVPIVVVNKIDKPSARPAEVVDEVLELFIELGADDDQLDFPVVYASAINGTSSLSDDPADQEKTMAPIFDTIIDHIPAPVDNSDEPLQFQVSLLDYNDFVGRIGIGRVFRGSVKVGDQVTLSKLDGTTKNFRVTKLFGFFGLERREIQEAKAGDLIAVSGMEDIFVGETITPTDAVEPLPILHIDEPTLQMTFLVNNSPFAGKEGKWVTSRKVEERLQAELQTDVSLRVDPTDSPDKWTVSGRGELHLSILIETMRREGYELQVSRPEVIVKEIDGVKCEPFERVQIDTPEEYQGSVIQSLSERKGEMLDMISTGNGQTRLVFLVPARGLIGYSTEFLSMTRGYGIMNHTFDQYLPLIPGEIGGRHRGALVSIDAGKATTYSIMSIEERGTIFVNPGTEVYEGMIIGENSRENDLTVNITKAKQMTNVRSATKDQTAVIKTPRILTLEESLEFLNDDEYMEVTPESIRLRKQILNKAEREKANKKKKSAE is encoded by the coding sequence ATGACAAAATTAAGAGAAGATATCCGTAACATTGCGATTATCGCCCACGTTGACCACGGTAAAACAACCCTCGTTGACGAATTATTGAAACAATCTGAAACTCTTGATGCACGTACTGAATTGGCAGAGCGCGCTATGGACTCAAACGATATCGAAAAAGAGCGTGGGATTACCATCCTTGCGAAAAATACAGCCGTTGCTTACAACGGAACTCGTATCAACATCATGGACACACCTGGACACGCGGACTTCGGTGGAGAAGTTGAGCGTATCATGAAGATGGTTGACGGTGTTGTCTTGGTCGTGGATGCCTACGAAGGAACCATGCCACAAACTCGTTTCGTATTGAAAAAAGCCTTGGAACAAGACCTTGTCCCAATCGTGGTTGTTAACAAAATCGACAAACCATCAGCTCGTCCAGCAGAAGTAGTAGACGAAGTATTGGAGCTCTTCATTGAGCTTGGTGCAGACGACGACCAGCTTGACTTCCCTGTGGTGTATGCTTCAGCTATCAACGGAACTTCTTCATTGTCAGACGATCCAGCTGATCAAGAAAAAACAATGGCACCAATCTTTGACACCATTATCGATCATATTCCTGCTCCAGTGGACAACTCAGATGAACCTTTGCAGTTCCAAGTGTCACTTTTGGACTACAATGACTTCGTAGGTCGTATCGGTATCGGTCGTGTCTTCCGTGGTAGTGTGAAAGTTGGGGACCAAGTTACCCTTTCTAAACTAGATGGTACAACGAAGAACTTCCGTGTTACAAAACTTTTCGGTTTCTTTGGTTTGGAACGTCGTGAAATCCAAGAAGCAAAAGCAGGTGACTTGATTGCCGTTTCCGGTATGGAAGATATCTTTGTTGGTGAGACGATTACACCGACAGATGCAGTTGAGCCTCTTCCAATCCTTCACATCGATGAGCCAACGCTTCAAATGACCTTCTTGGTCAACAACTCACCATTTGCTGGTAAAGAAGGTAAATGGGTGACTTCTCGTAAGGTAGAAGAACGCTTGCAAGCAGAATTGCAAACAGACGTTTCCCTTCGTGTTGACCCAACTGATTCACCAGATAAATGGACGGTTTCAGGACGTGGAGAATTGCACTTGTCAATCCTGATCGAAACCATGCGCCGTGAGGGTTATGAACTTCAAGTGTCTCGTCCAGAGGTTATTGTAAAAGAAATTGACGGTGTTAAATGTGAACCATTTGAACGTGTTCAAATCGATACTCCAGAAGAATACCAAGGATCTGTTATCCAAAGCCTTTCTGAACGTAAGGGTGAAATGTTGGATATGATTTCAACTGGTAATGGTCAAACTCGTTTGGTCTTCCTTGTTCCAGCGCGTGGTTTGATCGGATACTCAACTGAGTTCTTGTCAATGACTCGTGGCTACGGTATCATGAACCATACCTTTGATCAATACTTGCCATTGATTCCAGGTGAAATTGGTGGACGTCACCGTGGTGCCCTTGTTTCCATCGATGCTGGTAAGGCTACAACTTACTCAATCATGTCGATCGAAGAACGTGGTACAATCTTTGTCAACCCAGGTACTGAGGTTTACGAAGGAATGATCATCGGTGAAAACTCTCGTGAAAACGACTTGACAGTTAATATCACCAAGGCCAAACAAATGACCAACGTCCGTTCAGCTACTAAGGACCAAACAGCGGTTATCAAGACACCTCGTATCTTGACCCTTGAAGAATCACTTGAGTTCTTGAACGACGACGAGTACATGGAAGTAACGCCTGAGTCTATCCGTTTGCGTAAGCAAATCCTCAATAAGGCAGAGCGTGAGAAAGCCAATAAAAAGAAAAAATCAGCTGAATAA
- a CDS encoding DUF3165 family protein, translating to MVYLIIGILLLLLYVFATPQSIKGTVNIVILVFVVVALLILLMLSILQIFQLPTEFFVTIAMLALAYFSLRDITLMSEKKSKRR from the coding sequence ATGGTCTATTTAATCATAGGGATACTCTTATTACTACTCTATGTATTTGCGACACCTCAAAGTATTAAAGGAACAGTCAACATCGTTATCTTGGTCTTTGTAGTTGTTGCACTCTTGATTTTGCTGATGTTGTCCATCTTGCAAATCTTCCAATTACCGACAGAATTCTTTGTCACAATCGCCATGCTGGCCCTGGCTTACTTTAGCTTGAGAGACATTACGCTCATGTCTGAAAAAAAGAGCAAAAGAAGATAA
- the murD gene encoding UDP-N-acetylmuramoyl-L-alanine--D-glutamate ligase, with protein MKVIDQFKNKKVLVLGLAKSGESAARLLDKLGAIVTVNDGKPFEENPAAQSLLEEGIKVVTGGHPLELLDEDFALMVKNPGIPYSNPMIEKALAKGIPVLTEVELAYLISEAPIIGITGSNGKTTTTTMIGEVLTAAGQRGLLSGNIGYPASQVAQTATDKDTLVMELSSFQLMGIQEFHPEIAVITNLMPTHIDYHGSFEEYVAAKWNIQNKMTADDFLVLNFNQDLAKELASKTQATVVPFSTLEKVDGAYLEDGQLYFRGEVVMAADEIGVPGSHNVENALATIAVAKLRGVDNQTIKETLSAFGGVKHRLQFVDEIQGVKFYNDSKSTNILATQKALSGFDNSKVILIAGGLDRGNEFDELVPDITGLKKMVILGQSAERVKRAADKAGVAYVDATDIADATRKAYELATQGDVVLLSPANASWDMYANFEVRGDLFIDTVAELKE; from the coding sequence ATGAAAGTAATCGATCAATTTAAAAATAAGAAAGTACTTGTTTTAGGTTTGGCTAAGTCTGGTGAGTCTGCGGCCCGTTTGTTGGACAAGCTGGGTGCTATTGTGACAGTAAATGACGGCAAGCCTTTTGAGGAGAATCCTGCTGCTCAAAGCTTGCTAGAAGAGGGAATCAAGGTTGTCACTGGTGGGCATCCTTTGGAGCTCTTGGATGAAGATTTCGCTCTGATGGTGAAAAATCCAGGTATCCCGTATAGCAATCCCATGATTGAAAAGGCATTGGCAAAGGGGATTCCAGTCCTGACTGAGGTGGAATTGGCTTATTTAATCTCAGAAGCGCCAATTATCGGTATCACTGGTTCAAATGGGAAAACAACCACAACGACGATGATTGGGGAAGTTTTAACTGCTGCTGGTCAACGCGGTCTCTTGTCAGGGAACATCGGCTATCCTGCTAGTCAAGTGGCTCAAACTGCGACAGACAAGGATACCCTTGTCATGGAGCTGTCTTCCTTCCAACTAATGGGAATTCAAGAGTTTCATCCAGAGATTGCGGTTATTACCAACCTCATGCCAACTCATATCGACTATCATGGCTCTTTTGAAGAGTATGTGGCAGCTAAGTGGAATATCCAGAACAAGATGACAGCGGATGATTTCCTTGTTTTGAACTTTAACCAAGATTTGGCAAAAGAATTGGCTAGCAAAACACAAGCCACTGTTGTTCCATTTTCAACATTGGAAAAGGTTGATGGAGCTTATCTGGAAGATGGTCAACTCTACTTCCGTGGGGAAGTGGTCATGGCAGCTGATGAAATCGGAGTTCCAGGTAGCCACAATGTAGAAAATGCCCTTGCGACTATTGCTGTAGCCAAGCTCCGTGGTGTGGATAACCAAACCATCAAGGAAACTCTATCAGCCTTTGGAGGTGTCAAACACCGTCTCCAGTTTGTGGATGAAATTCAGGGTGTCAAATTCTATAACGATAGCAAGTCAACCAATATCTTAGCCACTCAAAAAGCCTTGTCAGGATTTGACAACAGTAAGGTTATCTTAATTGCAGGTGGTTTGGACCGCGGCAATGAGTTTGACGAATTGGTGCCAGATATTACTGGGCTCAAGAAGATGGTTATCCTCGGTCAATCTGCAGAACGTGTCAAACGGGCAGCGGATAAGGCTGGTGTGGCTTATGTAGATGCGACAGATATTGCTGATGCGACCCGCAAGGCTTATGAGCTCGCGACTCAAGGAGATGTGGTTCTCCTCAGTCCTGCCAATGCTAGCTGGGATATGTATGCTAACTTTGAAGTACGTGGCGACCTCTTTATCGACACAGTAGCGGAGTTAAAGGAATAA
- a CDS encoding UDP-N-acetylglucosamine--N-acetylmuramyl-(pentapeptide) pyrophosphoryl-undecaprenol N-acetylglucosamine transferase encodes MKKIVFTGGGTVGHVTLNLLLMPKFIEDGWEVHYIGDKHGIEHQEILKSGLDVTFHSIATGKLRRYFSWQNMLDVFKVGWGIVQSLFIMLRLRPQALFSKGGFVSVPPVIAARVSGVPVFIHESDLSMGLANKIAYKFATKMYSTFEQASSLSKVEHVGAVTKVSDQKTPEPDELVDIQTHFDPKLPTVLFVGGSAGARVFNQLVTDYKQELTERYNIINLTGDSSLNELSQNLFRVDYVTDLYQPLMEMADVVVTRGGANTIFELLAMAKLHLIVPLGREASRGDQIENAAYFVKKGYAEELQESDLTLESLEAKLSHLLSHKDQYQASMKASTELKSLADFYDLLRKDLA; translated from the coding sequence ATGAAAAAAATTGTCTTTACAGGTGGGGGGACGGTTGGACATGTCACCCTCAACCTTTTGTTAATGCCCAAGTTCATTGAAGATGGCTGGGAAGTTCACTATATTGGTGACAAGCATGGAATTGAACACCAAGAAATCCTCAAGTCAGGTCTGGATGTGACCTTCCACTCCATTGCGACTGGGAAGTTGCGTCGCTATTTCTCTTGGCAAAATATGCTGGACGTCTTCAAAGTTGGTTGGGGAATTGTCCAATCGCTCTTTATCATGTTACGACTGCGTCCACAGGCTCTTTTTTCAAAGGGGGGGTTTGTCTCTGTACCGCCCGTTATCGCAGCGCGTGTGTCAGGAGTGCCTGTCTTTATCCACGAATCGGACCTGTCCATGGGCTTGGCCAATAAAATTGCCTATAAATTTGCGACCAAGATGTATTCAACATTTGAGCAAGCTTCAAGTTTGTCTAAGGTTGAACATGTGGGGGCAGTGACCAAGGTTTCAGACCAAAAGACTCCTGAACCAGATGAATTGGTGGATATCCAAACCCACTTTGATCCTAAATTGCCAACGGTATTGTTTGTTGGTGGTTCTGCAGGAGCTCGTGTCTTTAACCAATTGGTGACAGATTATAAGCAAGAACTGACAGAGCGCTACAATATTATCAATCTCACTGGAGATTCTAGCCTCAATGAGTTGAGTCAAAATCTCTTTCGTGTTGATTATGTGACGGATCTCTATCAACCTTTGATGGAGATGGCAGATGTGGTGGTAACGCGTGGCGGTGCCAATACGATTTTTGAGCTCTTGGCCATGGCGAAACTCCATCTCATCGTACCATTGGGTCGTGAAGCAAGTCGAGGAGATCAGATTGAAAATGCAGCCTATTTTGTTAAGAAAGGCTATGCAGAAGAACTTCAAGAAAGTGACTTGACCTTGGAAAGCTTGGAGGCGAAACTCAGTCACTTGCTTAGTCACAAGGACCAATACCAAGCTAGCATGAAAGCTTCGACTGAATTGAAATCTCTTGCAGATTTTTACGATCTATTAAGAAAAGACCTAGCATAA